The proteins below come from a single Zea mays cultivar B73 chromosome 8, Zm-B73-REFERENCE-NAM-5.0, whole genome shotgun sequence genomic window:
- the LOC100191179 gene encoding Very-long-chain enoyl-CoA reductase, producing MKVTVVSRSGREVVKGGIDLKDSAKVADLQEAIHARTKKYYPSRQRLTLPLQPGKGGKPVVLSPKASLLEYCEKGSGSLTVVFKDLGPQVYYSTLFFFEYLGPLIIYPMFYYLPVYKYFGHEGERAMHPVQTYAMYYWCFHYFKRIMETFFVHRFSHATSPLSNVFRNCAYYWTFGAYIAYYCNHPLYTPVSDLQMKIGFGFGVVCQVANFYCHILLRNLRSPSGSGGYQIPRGFLFNIVTCANYTTEIYQWVGFNIATQTVAGYVFLVVAAGIMTNWALGKHSRLKKLFDGKDGRPKYPRRWVILPPFL from the exons ATGAAGGTCACGGTCGTGTCCCGGAGCGGCCGGGAGGTCGTCAAGGGCGGCATCGACCTCAAGGACTCG GCCAAGGTCGCGGACCTGCAGGAGGCCATCCATGCCAGGA CTAAGAAGTATTATCCTTCTAGGCAGCGGCTCACCCTCCCCCTTCAACCTGGAAAAGGCGGGAAGCCAGTTGTCCTCAGTCCGAAGGCCAGCCTGCTAGAATACTGCGAGAAGGGTTCTGGGTCACTGACAGTGGTCTTCAAAGATTTAGGGCCACAGGTCTACTACAGCACACTGTTCTTCTTCGAGTACCTGGGTCCTCTCATCATCTACCCCATGTTCTACTATCTGCCCGTCTACAAGTACTTCGGGCACGAGGGGGAGCGGGCCATGCACCCTGTCCAGACCTACGCAATGTACTACTGGTGCTTCCACTACTTCAAGCGGATCATGGAGACGTTCTTCGTGCACCGCTTCAGCCACGCGACGTCGCCGCTCTCGAACGTCTTCAGGAACTGTGCCTACTACTGGACCTTCGGCGCTTACATTGCTTACTACTGCAACCACCCGCTGTACACCCCAGTGAGTGATCTGCAGATGAAGATTGGGTTTGGTTTTGGGGTCGTCTGCCAGGTCGCGAACTTCTACTGCCACATCCTGCTGCGGAACCTCAGGAGCCCAAGCGGCAGCGGCGGGTACCAGATCCCCCGCGGTTTCTTGTTCAACATCGTGACCTGCGCCAATTACACCACCGAGATCTACCAGTGGGTCGGCTTCAACATCGCCACACAGACCGTGGCAGGTTACGTCTTCCTTGTCGTGGCGGCGGGCATCATGACCAACTGGGCGCTCGGCAAGCACAGCCGTCTGAAGAAG CTGTTTGACGGCAAGGATGGGAGGCCCAAGTACCCTCGCCGGTGGGTGATTCTCCCTCCGTTCCTGTGA
- the LOC100383128 gene encoding very-long-chain (3R)-3-hydroxyacyl-CoA dehydratase PASTICCINO 2A isoform X3 — translation MELVIRLLVPICSCPPGLCSSASMAAGDDGSAVRRLYLSVYNWVSFFGWLQVLYHVTLALLGSGHQAVYAAVKLPLLFSQTAALAEILHSITGLVRSPISATLPQVGARIFVTWCIVWSFPETQSHVLVTSLVLSWSITEVIRYPFFGLREAFGITPSWLLWLRYSTFTVLYPVGLISELGLIFTAMPHMKGRSFYICAALTTIYIPGSGSDMTWRALLHAASFWLSAFPHMYGHMLAQRKKNLSKAKAA, via the exons ATGGAACTTGTCATACGACTACTTGTACCCATCTGTTCTTGCCCTCCTGGTTTATGTTCCAG CGCTTCAATGGCGGCGGGTGACGACGGGTCGGCGGTTCGGCGGCTCTACCTCTCCGTGTACAACTGGGTTAGCTTCTTCGGATG GTTGCAGGTGCTGTACCACGTGACCTTGGCGCTGTTGGGTAGCGGCCATCAGGCCGTCTACGCTGCTGTCAAACTGCCACTCCTGTTCTCACAAACTGCTGCCCTAGCAGAG ATTCTTCATTCTATTACAG GGCTCGTGAGATCTCCAATCAGCGCAACTCTTCCACAAGTTGGTGCGAGGATATTTGTTACCTGGTGCATCGTCTGGAGTTTTCCTGAG ACACAGTCCCATGTCCTCGTTACTTCCTTGGTCCTAAGCTGGTCTATCACTGAG GTCATCAGATACCCTTTCTTTGGCTTGAGGGAGGCATTTGGGATCACACCTTCCTGGCTCCTATGGCTCAG GTACAGCACGTTCACTGTACTCTACCCTGTTGGGCTGATCAGTGAGCTCGGCTTAATCTTCACTGCCATGCCTCACATGAAG GGAAGGTCCTTCTACATCTGCGCTGCACTGACCACTATCTACATTCCAG GATCAGGATCTGACATGACATGGCGCGCTCTGCTGCATGCTGCTTCTTTTTGGCTCTCAGCGTTCCCGCACATGTACGGTCACATGCTCGCCCAGAGGAAGAAGAACCTGTCCAAGGCGAAAGCCGCATGA
- the LOC100383128 gene encoding very-long-chain (3R)-3-hydroxyacyl-CoA dehydratase PASTICCINO 2A isoform X1, translating to MFQAVKATTLKPWAAASQGLRLPPCSASMAAGDDGSAVRRLYLSVYNWVSFFGWLQVLYHVTLALLGSGHQAVYAAVKLPLLFSQTAALAEILHSITGLVRSPISATLPQVGARIFVTWCIVWSFPETQSHVLVTSLVLSWSITEVIRYPFFGLREAFGITPSWLLWLRYSTFTVLYPVGLISELGLIFTAMPHMKGRSFYICAALTTIYIPGSGSDMTWRALLHAASFWLSAFPHMYGHMLAQRKKNLSKAKAA from the exons ATGTTCCAG GCCGTCAAAGCCACCACCTTAAAGCCATGGGCAGCAGCATCTCAGGGTCTTCGTCTTCCTCCCTGCAGCGCTTCAATGGCGGCGGGTGACGACGGGTCGGCGGTTCGGCGGCTCTACCTCTCCGTGTACAACTGGGTTAGCTTCTTCGGATG GTTGCAGGTGCTGTACCACGTGACCTTGGCGCTGTTGGGTAGCGGCCATCAGGCCGTCTACGCTGCTGTCAAACTGCCACTCCTGTTCTCACAAACTGCTGCCCTAGCAGAG ATTCTTCATTCTATTACAG GGCTCGTGAGATCTCCAATCAGCGCAACTCTTCCACAAGTTGGTGCGAGGATATTTGTTACCTGGTGCATCGTCTGGAGTTTTCCTGAG ACACAGTCCCATGTCCTCGTTACTTCCTTGGTCCTAAGCTGGTCTATCACTGAG GTCATCAGATACCCTTTCTTTGGCTTGAGGGAGGCATTTGGGATCACACCTTCCTGGCTCCTATGGCTCAG GTACAGCACGTTCACTGTACTCTACCCTGTTGGGCTGATCAGTGAGCTCGGCTTAATCTTCACTGCCATGCCTCACATGAAG GGAAGGTCCTTCTACATCTGCGCTGCACTGACCACTATCTACATTCCAG GATCAGGATCTGACATGACATGGCGCGCTCTGCTGCATGCTGCTTCTTTTTGGCTCTCAGCGTTCCCGCACATGTACGGTCACATGCTCGCCCAGAGGAAGAAGAACCTGTCCAAGGCGAAAGCCGCATGA
- the LOC100383128 gene encoding very-long-chain (3R)-3-hydroxyacyl-CoA dehydratase PASTICCINO 2A isoform X2 produces the protein MFQAVKATTLKPWAAASQGLRLPPCSASMAAGDDGSAVRRLYLSVYNWVSFFGWLQVLYHVTLALLGSGHQAVYAAVKLPLLFSQTAALAEILHSITGLVRSPISATLPQVGARIFVTWCIVWSFPETQSHVLVTSLVLSWSITEVIRYPFFGLREAFGITPSWLLWLSTFTVLYPVGLISELGLIFTAMPHMKGRSFYICAALTTIYIPGSGSDMTWRALLHAASFWLSAFPHMYGHMLAQRKKNLSKAKAA, from the exons ATGTTCCAG GCCGTCAAAGCCACCACCTTAAAGCCATGGGCAGCAGCATCTCAGGGTCTTCGTCTTCCTCCCTGCAGCGCTTCAATGGCGGCGGGTGACGACGGGTCGGCGGTTCGGCGGCTCTACCTCTCCGTGTACAACTGGGTTAGCTTCTTCGGATG GTTGCAGGTGCTGTACCACGTGACCTTGGCGCTGTTGGGTAGCGGCCATCAGGCCGTCTACGCTGCTGTCAAACTGCCACTCCTGTTCTCACAAACTGCTGCCCTAGCAGAG ATTCTTCATTCTATTACAG GGCTCGTGAGATCTCCAATCAGCGCAACTCTTCCACAAGTTGGTGCGAGGATATTTGTTACCTGGTGCATCGTCTGGAGTTTTCCTGAG ACACAGTCCCATGTCCTCGTTACTTCCTTGGTCCTAAGCTGGTCTATCACTGAG GTCATCAGATACCCTTTCTTTGGCTTGAGGGAGGCATTTGGGATCACACCTTCCTGGCTCCTATGGCTCAG CACGTTCACTGTACTCTACCCTGTTGGGCTGATCAGTGAGCTCGGCTTAATCTTCACTGCCATGCCTCACATGAAG GGAAGGTCCTTCTACATCTGCGCTGCACTGACCACTATCTACATTCCAG GATCAGGATCTGACATGACATGGCGCGCTCTGCTGCATGCTGCTTCTTTTTGGCTCTCAGCGTTCCCGCACATGTACGGTCACATGCTCGCCCAGAGGAAGAAGAACCTGTCCAAGGCGAAAGCCGCATGA
- the LOC100383128 gene encoding very-long-chain (3R)-3-hydroxyacyl-CoA dehydratase PASTICCINO 2A isoform X5: MFQAVKATTLKPWAAASQGLRLPPCSASMAAGDDGSAVRRLYLSVYNWVSFFGWLQVLYHVTLALLGSGHQAVYAAVKLPLLFSQTAALAEILHSITGLVRSPISATLPQVGARIFVTWCIVWSFPETQSHVLVTSLVLSWSITEVIRYPFFGLREAFGITPSWLLWLSTFTVLYPVGLISELGLIFTAMPHMKGRSFYICAALTTIYIPAFPHMYGHMLAQRKKNLSKAKAA, from the exons ATGTTCCAG GCCGTCAAAGCCACCACCTTAAAGCCATGGGCAGCAGCATCTCAGGGTCTTCGTCTTCCTCCCTGCAGCGCTTCAATGGCGGCGGGTGACGACGGGTCGGCGGTTCGGCGGCTCTACCTCTCCGTGTACAACTGGGTTAGCTTCTTCGGATG GTTGCAGGTGCTGTACCACGTGACCTTGGCGCTGTTGGGTAGCGGCCATCAGGCCGTCTACGCTGCTGTCAAACTGCCACTCCTGTTCTCACAAACTGCTGCCCTAGCAGAG ATTCTTCATTCTATTACAG GGCTCGTGAGATCTCCAATCAGCGCAACTCTTCCACAAGTTGGTGCGAGGATATTTGTTACCTGGTGCATCGTCTGGAGTTTTCCTGAG ACACAGTCCCATGTCCTCGTTACTTCCTTGGTCCTAAGCTGGTCTATCACTGAG GTCATCAGATACCCTTTCTTTGGCTTGAGGGAGGCATTTGGGATCACACCTTCCTGGCTCCTATGGCTCAG CACGTTCACTGTACTCTACCCTGTTGGGCTGATCAGTGAGCTCGGCTTAATCTTCACTGCCATGCCTCACATGAAG GGAAGGTCCTTCTACATCTGCGCTGCACTGACCACTATCTACATTCCAG CGTTCCCGCACATGTACGGTCACATGCTCGCCCAGAGGAAGAAGAACCTGTCCAAGGCGAAAGCCGCATGA
- the LOC100383128 gene encoding very-long-chain (3R)-3-hydroxyacyl-CoA dehydratase PASTICCINO 2A isoform X4 codes for MFQAVKATTLKPWAAASQGLRLPPCSASMAAGDDGSAVRRLYLSVYNWVSFFGWLQVLYHVTLALLGSGHQAVYAAVKLPLLFSQTAALAEILHSITGLVRSPISATLPQVGARIFVTWCIVWSFPETQSHVLVTSLVLSWSITEVIRYPFFGLREAFGITPSWLLWLRYSTFTVLYPVGLISELGLIFTAMPHMKGRSFYICAALTTIYIPAFPHMYGHMLAQRKKNLSKAKAA; via the exons ATGTTCCAG GCCGTCAAAGCCACCACCTTAAAGCCATGGGCAGCAGCATCTCAGGGTCTTCGTCTTCCTCCCTGCAGCGCTTCAATGGCGGCGGGTGACGACGGGTCGGCGGTTCGGCGGCTCTACCTCTCCGTGTACAACTGGGTTAGCTTCTTCGGATG GTTGCAGGTGCTGTACCACGTGACCTTGGCGCTGTTGGGTAGCGGCCATCAGGCCGTCTACGCTGCTGTCAAACTGCCACTCCTGTTCTCACAAACTGCTGCCCTAGCAGAG ATTCTTCATTCTATTACAG GGCTCGTGAGATCTCCAATCAGCGCAACTCTTCCACAAGTTGGTGCGAGGATATTTGTTACCTGGTGCATCGTCTGGAGTTTTCCTGAG ACACAGTCCCATGTCCTCGTTACTTCCTTGGTCCTAAGCTGGTCTATCACTGAG GTCATCAGATACCCTTTCTTTGGCTTGAGGGAGGCATTTGGGATCACACCTTCCTGGCTCCTATGGCTCAG GTACAGCACGTTCACTGTACTCTACCCTGTTGGGCTGATCAGTGAGCTCGGCTTAATCTTCACTGCCATGCCTCACATGAAG GGAAGGTCCTTCTACATCTGCGCTGCACTGACCACTATCTACATTCCAG CGTTCCCGCACATGTACGGTCACATGCTCGCCCAGAGGAAGAAGAACCTGTCCAAGGCGAAAGCCGCATGA
- the LOC100383128 gene encoding very-long-chain (3R)-3-hydroxyacyl-CoA dehydratase PASTICCINO 2A isoform X6, producing the protein MAAGDDGSAVRRLYLSVYNWVSFFGWLQVLYHVTLALLGSGHQAVYAAVKLPLLFSQTAALAEILHSITGLVRSPISATLPQVGARIFVTWCIVWSFPETQSHVLVTSLVLSWSITEVIRYPFFGLREAFGITPSWLLWLRYSTFTVLYPVGLISELGLIFTAMPHMKGRSFYICAALTTIYIPGSGSDMTWRALLHAASFWLSAFPHMYGHMLAQRKKNLSKAKAA; encoded by the exons ATGGCGGCGGGTGACGACGGGTCGGCGGTTCGGCGGCTCTACCTCTCCGTGTACAACTGGGTTAGCTTCTTCGGATG GTTGCAGGTGCTGTACCACGTGACCTTGGCGCTGTTGGGTAGCGGCCATCAGGCCGTCTACGCTGCTGTCAAACTGCCACTCCTGTTCTCACAAACTGCTGCCCTAGCAGAG ATTCTTCATTCTATTACAG GGCTCGTGAGATCTCCAATCAGCGCAACTCTTCCACAAGTTGGTGCGAGGATATTTGTTACCTGGTGCATCGTCTGGAGTTTTCCTGAG ACACAGTCCCATGTCCTCGTTACTTCCTTGGTCCTAAGCTGGTCTATCACTGAG GTCATCAGATACCCTTTCTTTGGCTTGAGGGAGGCATTTGGGATCACACCTTCCTGGCTCCTATGGCTCAG GTACAGCACGTTCACTGTACTCTACCCTGTTGGGCTGATCAGTGAGCTCGGCTTAATCTTCACTGCCATGCCTCACATGAAG GGAAGGTCCTTCTACATCTGCGCTGCACTGACCACTATCTACATTCCAG GATCAGGATCTGACATGACATGGCGCGCTCTGCTGCATGCTGCTTCTTTTTGGCTCTCAGCGTTCCCGCACATGTACGGTCACATGCTCGCCCAGAGGAAGAAGAACCTGTCCAAGGCGAAAGCCGCATGA
- the LOC100383128 gene encoding Very-long-chain (3R)-3-hydroxyacyl-CoA dehydratase PASTICCINO 2A has product MAAGDDGSAVRRLYLSVYNWVSFFGWLQVLYHVTLALLGSGHQAVYAAVKLPLLFSQTAALAEILHSITGLVRSPISATLPQVGARIFVTWCIVWSFPETQSHVLVTSLVLSWSITEVIRYPFFGLREAFGITPSWLLWLRYSTFTVLYPVGLISELGLIFTAMPHMKGRSFYICAALTTIYIPAFPHMYGHMLAQRKKNLSKAKAA; this is encoded by the exons ATGGCGGCGGGTGACGACGGGTCGGCGGTTCGGCGGCTCTACCTCTCCGTGTACAACTGGGTTAGCTTCTTCGGATG GTTGCAGGTGCTGTACCACGTGACCTTGGCGCTGTTGGGTAGCGGCCATCAGGCCGTCTACGCTGCTGTCAAACTGCCACTCCTGTTCTCACAAACTGCTGCCCTAGCAGAG ATTCTTCATTCTATTACAG GGCTCGTGAGATCTCCAATCAGCGCAACTCTTCCACAAGTTGGTGCGAGGATATTTGTTACCTGGTGCATCGTCTGGAGTTTTCCTGAG ACACAGTCCCATGTCCTCGTTACTTCCTTGGTCCTAAGCTGGTCTATCACTGAG GTCATCAGATACCCTTTCTTTGGCTTGAGGGAGGCATTTGGGATCACACCTTCCTGGCTCCTATGGCTCAG GTACAGCACGTTCACTGTACTCTACCCTGTTGGGCTGATCAGTGAGCTCGGCTTAATCTTCACTGCCATGCCTCACATGAAG GGAAGGTCCTTCTACATCTGCGCTGCACTGACCACTATCTACATTCCAG CGTTCCCGCACATGTACGGTCACATGCTCGCCCAGAGGAAGAAGAACCTGTCCAAGGCGAAAGCCGCATGA